A window of the Candidatus Brocadiaceae bacterium genome harbors these coding sequences:
- a CDS encoding beta-ketoacyl-[acyl-carrier-protein] synthase family protein codes for MITPIGSGKDAFWNALTAGVSGVDDVMCIDTTEYRVHKGCEVKNFTYSDYIKNGILKKIGKCSQFAIAATKLALDDADLSLGDVDLERSGVSVGTTAGEIQILEKVNSIRHKEGEDNVDPYLFLMHPCNNIPANIAIEFGFKGPNTIIPTACAAGNYAIGYAYDLIKFGRVDMMVAGGSDPFSKVAYTGFARLGAIAPEICQPFDKHRKGMMVGEGAGILVLESLEYALKRNANIYAEIIGYGLSCDAYHITIPHPDGEGVISAMKKALVNADLKPEDVQYISAHGTGTPANDKAETISIKKVFGNKPKNLAISSTKSMIGHTMGAASVIEAITCALVVQNDVIPPTINYETPDPECDLDYVPNVMRKQKVNIALNNAHAFGGNNSCLVVKKYTG; via the coding sequence ATGATTACTCCTATTGGATCTGGTAAGGACGCTTTCTGGAACGCCCTTACTGCTGGAGTTTCTGGTGTTGACGATGTAATGTGTATAGATACTACCGAATACAGGGTCCATAAAGGGTGTGAAGTTAAGAACTTTACCTATTCCGACTATATAAAAAACGGGATTCTGAAAAAAATCGGGAAGTGTTCTCAGTTTGCAATAGCAGCAACAAAACTTGCGCTGGACGATGCGGATCTTAGCTTAGGCGATGTCGATTTAGAAAGGTCTGGTGTTTCTGTTGGCACTACCGCGGGAGAAATACAAATTCTCGAAAAGGTCAACTCTATCAGGCACAAAGAAGGTGAAGACAATGTTGATCCATACTTGTTTTTGATGCATCCATGCAATAATATTCCTGCTAATATTGCAATTGAGTTTGGTTTTAAAGGACCTAATACGATTATTCCAACTGCCTGCGCCGCAGGTAATTATGCCATTGGCTATGCCTATGACCTGATCAAGTTTGGAAGGGTGGATATGATGGTAGCCGGTGGATCTGATCCTTTTTCAAAGGTGGCTTATACGGGGTTTGCAAGGCTAGGGGCTATTGCGCCAGAAATATGCCAGCCTTTCGACAAGCATAGAAAAGGAATGATGGTTGGTGAAGGTGCAGGAATCCTTGTTTTGGAATCGCTTGAGTATGCTTTGAAGAGAAATGCAAACATTTATGCGGAGATTATTGGCTATGGCCTGAGTTGCGATGCTTATCACATCACCATACCTCATCCTGACGGTGAAGGTGTTATCTCGGCTATGAAGAAGGCCCTTGTAAATGCTGATTTGAAACCGGAAGATGTTCAATATATCAGCGCCCATGGCACGGGAACGCCGGCGAATGACAAAGCAGAAACAATTTCCATTAAAAAGGTCTTTGGTAATAAACCAAAGAATCTGGCAATTAGTTCAACGAAATCAATGATCGGACATACGATGGGGGCTGCAAGTGTAATTGAGGCTATTACCTGTGCTTTAGTAGTGCAAAATGATGTTATTCCTCCAACGATAAATTATGAAACGCCAGACCCTGAATGTGATCTGGATTATGTTCCGAATGTTATGAGGAAGCAGAAGGTAAATATTGCGCTTAATAACGCTCACGCTTTTGGTGGTAATAATAGCTGTCTCGTTGTAAAAAAATATACAGGTTGA
- a CDS encoding phosphopantetheine-binding protein — MNAEEIEKGVTSIVAEVTELEEQEIWDKRDANFFQDLEIDSLLALEILALIEKKFKVQIPEEKLVDITSLSATIDLTKSVLAEKEK, encoded by the coding sequence TTGAACGCTGAAGAGATTGAAAAAGGGGTTACCTCTATTGTTGCTGAAGTGACAGAACTGGAGGAGCAAGAGATTTGGGACAAAAGAGATGCGAATTTCTTTCAGGATTTAGAGATAGATTCATTGCTAGCCCTTGAAATCCTAGCTCTTATTGAGAAAAAATTTAAAGTGCAAATTCCGGAGGAAAAGCTTGTTGATATTACTTCATTGAGTGCTACAATAGATTTAACAAAATCTGTGTTGGCAGAAAAGGAGAAATAG
- a CDS encoding beta-ketoacyl-[acyl-carrier-protein] synthase family protein, which yields MEKTRIVITGVSVISPIGASKDVFWGNLMNGVTGIRPITIFDVSKFKSKQAGEISDFDAKVYLGKKGIRHIDRTSLLVSSATVLAMQDAKLEENTYSKEELGIVVGSTYGSIDSISSFDFQSLQEGPNYVNPMDFPNTVLNAPASRASIFCKATGLNTTISNGVTSSIDAIIYASDFLRMGRVKAVVAGGVHGLTHDIFWGAHNSKILAGSRNGTPEICAPFDKRRNGMVIGEASALVILETLDDALQRNAHIYAEIKGYGTAFEPKMVVSKDYQSGGNKRSIMSAINDAGLTLHDVSCVSANAYSGIYGDAMETKAIKEVFGMRAKLLPVTAIKSMTGECLDASGALQVIAAAMSIKDHTIPPVVNYEEHDPECDLNLVTKNAAVMPVKNVLINSFSRLGNNSSLILSKYK from the coding sequence ATGGAAAAAACAAGGATTGTCATTACTGGTGTTTCCGTTATTTCTCCTATAGGAGCCAGTAAAGATGTTTTTTGGGGAAACTTGATGAACGGTGTAACAGGCATAAGACCTATAACGATATTTGATGTCAGTAAATTTAAGAGCAAACAAGCAGGTGAAATTTCTGATTTCGATGCAAAGGTGTATCTCGGGAAGAAGGGGATTCGGCACATCGATAGGACTTCTCTTCTTGTTTCTTCCGCTACGGTACTTGCGATGCAAGACGCGAAACTGGAGGAAAATACCTATAGCAAAGAAGAATTAGGCATTGTTGTTGGTTCTACCTATGGAAGTATTGATAGTATAAGCTCTTTTGATTTTCAGTCTCTCCAGGAAGGTCCGAATTATGTAAACCCTATGGACTTCCCCAATACAGTCTTGAATGCGCCTGCCAGTCGTGCTTCTATCTTCTGTAAGGCTACAGGGTTAAATACTACCATTTCGAATGGGGTAACGAGTAGTATTGACGCCATTATTTATGCCTCTGATTTTTTAAGAATGGGAAGAGTGAAAGCCGTAGTTGCCGGGGGGGTGCATGGGTTAACGCATGACATCTTCTGGGGCGCTCATAATTCTAAGATATTGGCTGGAAGCAGGAACGGGACACCTGAAATTTGTGCGCCTTTTGACAAAAGGCGCAATGGGATGGTTATTGGTGAGGCTTCTGCGTTGGTCATACTCGAGACTTTAGATGATGCCCTCCAGCGAAATGCACATATTTATGCAGAAATTAAGGGGTATGGAACGGCCTTCGAACCAAAAATGGTTGTGAGCAAGGACTATCAATCAGGGGGTAATAAGAGATCCATCATGTCTGCGATCAATGATGCAGGCCTTACTCTCCACGACGTTTCCTGTGTGTCTGCCAATGCGTATTCAGGTATCTATGGTGATGCCATGGAAACCAAGGCTATAAAAGAGGTTTTTGGTATGAGAGCAAAACTCCTTCCTGTTACGGCCATTAAATCGATGACCGGTGAATGTCTTGATGCTTCAGGCGCTTTACAGGTAATAGCTGCTGCAATGTCCATTAAGGATCACACCATTCCGCCGGTAGTGAATTATGAAGAACATGATCCGGAATGTGATTTAAACCTCGTAACGAAAAATGCTGCTGTCATGCCGGTAAAGAATGTCCTGATAAACTCCTTTTCCCGATTGGGAAACAATTCCTCCCTTATTCTCTCCAAATATAAATAA
- the fabZ gene encoding 3-hydroxyacyl-ACP dehydratase FabZ: MICFEEIRSLLPQKYPFLFIDKVVEFEEGKKIVCVKNLSGNDPVFVGHFPDFAIMPGVLIVEAMAQASIILFKKSLAAEKNGNAVFLLASIGNARFIKPSFPGDQLFIEIHVEKIVSKGAIVQAVVKVEEKTVAKAALTFGIAEKNALI, encoded by the coding sequence ATGATATGTTTTGAGGAAATCCGTTCTCTTCTCCCTCAGAAATATCCGTTTTTGTTTATAGATAAAGTTGTGGAATTTGAAGAAGGGAAAAAGATTGTTTGCGTAAAAAATCTCTCCGGTAATGACCCTGTTTTTGTTGGACATTTTCCCGATTTTGCCATTATGCCCGGGGTGTTGATTGTTGAGGCTATGGCACAGGCATCAATCATTTTGTTTAAGAAGAGCCTTGCTGCTGAAAAAAACGGCAATGCTGTTTTTCTGTTGGCATCGATAGGTAACGCAAGATTTATAAAACCCTCCTTCCCCGGTGATCAGCTCTTTATTGAGATTCACGTGGAAAAGATTGTTTCCAAAGGAGCGATTGTTCAAGCGGTGGTTAAGGTAGAGGAAAAAACGGTTGCCAAAGCTGCTTTAACTTTTGGTATTGCAGAAAAGAATGCATTAATATAA